One Dermatophagoides farinae isolate YC_2012a chromosome 1, ASM2471394v1, whole genome shotgun sequence genomic region harbors:
- the LOC124491807 gene encoding uncharacterized protein LOC124491807 isoform X1 yields MFSKYSNIRISKNSSSAVENVSLNLTKESFYPPLSFIQKSDPHRSFISARFEITDDCETSPLSSTLVGCCSSGSECCCSPSPLVPTKEALTSCSNLNSSFQSNFYDSHNKFIMTTDVTPTMAMTTCTNEQSPSSITARFSDPLGSPPTVSSGFSDDYYYGPSSGEFSSSANGDSMSINPPPLSCNDNNYWALISKNDNFQLKLESRENFVCFIGSDFVLRQQKQIQSSSNKKNKDDHQAVLIYASGSFHLKDLDSKFGTFVNELRVRSRSFIRLNIDDEIRFGFGPDIYQLKHLPLNQINCNHSPHIQRVNINKDDENHYRSTTPLTTMKNDNINEFIVLGNEHDNVSVNNDDNKQLKQNSISNPLASPTAFKQSPMNKLFRISIRKNDKKSDPVKRGSKKNAIQASTSTASSASSSSSSKSSSSHNKLSPSSFSLMSSSSSSSSQSSTPVTLTNYTQQPTSSSSSMFMSAMKMVKARFKKKSSSATVSAKDKKESVFICSGNDDITFIRYRHNFEKNHPPIHQQNKIEPCSISAPESPNQSRHHVYHSHTYQNTEFLRKLSDDYPFTSHSGFPFITDEHEYDEVTPDLNLDNDADDDEEVPSCCSDVSEQQWTCESKASTNVDDNNQHFNHNHHTLCPSTPLQLLQPNSPSLKTKHTSVMNTATSVQQDCGLYLENHHHDIIDTDEYNASHSHECFDVENHTSTQAISTLSTIHHLPHLNSEDRLNNNSSLDSNIVHFEYLKNLKNNKFESNTSSDIKMDSCEKSINSSTILFDDEKRTKLHQQESNDESFCQNNVIISPLSSSSSHQQETATMTTIETTTVTFGSTSSLLLYTSPKQSSVTSTTSTINNHIQCSDCNVQHRVDYICQNKLERQKDKIVFSGDDGKCRGSSINFSYSASAVGEKEQVNSANKTLFNFEQWLPLTTTTVETATATASVNETTLKHRNNIEQHLNQLNNKSIHKHSGRQQLVVVPVDSDSGAVTDADTNDLYDIDDIGHLRRGQRRPSSSSSSSTKITSSFDHYHTGNLLASTSSGQSSLGTSTTLANLNNHNESQSSSLEHDVEFDYQQQHGNCTKTPQPQSLPVFMQQPRSRHSIGGMAFVIDFNDNVSHNKTHYSTCNNYNKGQKDNRRPSPLLFNNPNTNVNCMSDVEQQMTNVSPHTGNSNTATNDITITATSVKRLSNVTSVPPTALNKTNIAYVFDVNDMNDKQKPSIELSNDSGHTQYHSSSSMKKSDTYDKKINKLLANDMNNDKDNLVKNDYQKNPNNHCSVTIPLSSTTEINEMSKNIETNSNRIISGVEMIDDDKSRHSDATLQQSTSRRSAQLSESAVYLINRMFEHNNYQHNPHHHRSNSTNSHGCYDLGDDVDFDNHHRPEEYFDGGEHYGHIPHANNVKPSIKTSATKTTKPHLIAKSPNSHSIEYDDDSLSLMNSIKDRSHTLAVQSHRSSLHRHTPKSSVSDSADTMTCMDKQLIDSNINIVDDDGELSDTGTYVIDIDELTGEKLRRKSENVMNSKKTIHKSSTKKKSAQPKHQLADDDDEIRIKSSDGDLGVGSGPIARCNDGEGGNGETNSDEFGYEEDDDDDEDKLEVARKQIDELFSNYEKQKKNSSHQPLKKDATFTRSKRRSSCSEVNSSSTYHNDKSCRPNQMIGVQQSTQLFNVIDDTVVHSKNTGDKSKKRISSELMSAFKRINSKLEKTARLGKLSLLSSSSTSCTPLVGTDNTNTNDDNHHSTKSVSAQSKLPIKCRSAPSTPLLDDRKHSANNRLCSRNINGKSRISSAIPNNEYSSSTERIDNDDRQQRARSGSITSSNSASSSLRFNRAFALRRARLGMDTCGVEISEQSANKAKESQKINSSKTTKLSSPVSFKRNDGGRFSLRVPGARIPFNTCNQSTKGSRKPPSSSTTVVPPTNRKVLKQSPVSSKIPTLKSYSASSSVCSSIENLSNGPVKGKAKDSKSLSSIDHRNQSQRRVIPHSDNEIQFDAECSSCDDGEILTYPALPFTRFGRRSLRFMPSSGCNENSTPWLKSLSNKSVDSNADIVNKRNKAEIQPQPINQGSYSLFGGSRRTSSANSYCSESESQNYSSAIEPSSPSIVDPRTARPIVPPFQVGKRFFSTKPHRMAQFDKDFNTIIHGHHSASANPSPMRQLSADPNLMTHSVTECLLSDRSSIDGKRQEIKSNEISAASTAIASSINARIFSISPLDSLVISAINQLSSKLRTRMRDFLERERYNHLLGSEARTLIDEILPQVNTNGNGPDSSKSNQIRNNYNHDSSNISRDLSNILKNLKKVEQIFDVFSMVVEPYTNESKIVELHKTDGPIITNASDTDTSGSDDGTNGSVVIANCTSTETSINRSRRSPFIIPTQQSSAKAFSQSPPSSESLSQSRSGFFIEI; encoded by the exons atgttttccaaatattcaaatatacGGATTTCTAAGAATTCTTCATCAGCAGtggaaaatgtttcattaaATCTGACCAAAG AATCATTTTATCCACCTTTATCCTTCATTCAAAAATCTGATCCACATCGTTCATTCATATCAGCCAGATTTGAAATTACTGATGATTGTGAAACCtcgccattatcatcaacattagtTGGATGTTGTTCATCAGGATcggaatgttgttgttcaccatcaccattggTACCAACAAAAGAAGCATTGACCAGCTGTTCTAAtcttaattcatcatttcaatccaatttttatgatagccataataaattcattatgaCCACCGATGTGACACCGACGATGGCAATGACCACATGTACCAATGAACAATCGCCATCATCGATAACAGCCAGATTTAGCGATCCGTTGGGTTCGCCTCCAACAGTTTCGTCTGGCTTTtcagatgattattattatggtccATCATCGggtgaattttcatcatcggcaAATGGTGATTCCATGTCCATAAATCCACCGCCGTTATCATGtaacgataataattattggGCACTCATTtctaaaaatgataattttcaattgaaactTGAATCTCGAGAAAATTTTGTCTGTTTCATTGGTTCTGATTTTGTTCttcgacaacaaaaacaaatacaatcatcaagcaacaaaaaaaataaagacgATCATCAAGCAGTATTGATTTATGCCAGCGGATCATTTCATCTTAAAGATCTTGATTCGAAATTCGGT ACATTTGTAAATGAACTTCGTGTACGGTCTCGTAGTTTCATACGtttgaatattgatgatgaaattcgttttggttttggtccggatatttatcaattaaaACATTTaccattgaatcaaatcaattgtaaTCACAGCCCACACATTCAACGAGTGAATAtcaataaagatgatgaaaaccaTTATCGATCGACAACGCCtttaacaacaatgaaaaatgacaatataAATGAGTTTATCGTACTTGGTAACGAACACGACAATGTTTctgttaataatgatgacaacaagcaactgaaacaaaattcaataagcAATCCATTAGCATCACCAACGGCTTTTAAACAATCACCAATGAATAAACTTTTTCGTATTAGcattagaaaaaatgataaaaaatctgATCCAGTTAAACGTGGATCGAAAAAGAATGCGATACAAGCATCGACATCTACAGcttcatcagcatcatcatcatcatcatccaaatccTCATCATCGCATAATAAACTATCTCCATCGTCTTTTTCCCtgatgtcatcatcatcatcatcatcatctcaatcATCAACGCCAGTGACTTTAACAAATTATACACAACAGccaacgtcatcatcatcttcgatGTTCATGTCGGCCATGAAAATGGTAAAAGCTCGATTCAAAAAGAAATCTTCATCAGCCACGGTCTCTGCTAAAGATAAGAAAGAATCAGTATTTATTTGTTCAGGTAACGATGACATTACCTTCATCCGTTATCGTcacaattttgaaaaaaatcatccgCCCATTCATCAACAGAATAAAATCGAACCATGTTCAATATCAGCTCCAGAATCACCTAATCAATCTCGTCATCATGTCTATCATAGTCATACATATCAGAATACAGAATTCCTAAGAAAATTATCTGATGATTATCCGTTTACTTCACATTCTGGCTTTCCTTTCATTACAGATGAacatgaatatgatgaagtAACTCCTGATTTGAACCTGGATAATgatgccgatgatgatgaagaagttCCTAGTTGTTGTTCTGATGTTAGTGAACAACAATGGACCTGTGAATCTAAAGCATCaaccaatgttgatgataacaatcagcatttcaatcataatcatcacacaTTGTGCCCATCAACACCATTACAATTACTGCAGCCGAATTCGCCGTCCTTAAAAACGAAGCATACTTCTGTTATGAATACAGCAACAAGTGTTCAACAAGATTGTGGCTTGTATCtggaaaatcatcatcacgatatTATCGACACTGATGAATACAATGCGTCTCATTCACATGAATGTTTTGACGTTGAAAATCACACATCGACACAAGCAATATCCACTTTATCAACGATCCATCATTTGCCACATCTAAACAGTGAAGATCGTCTGAACAATAATAGTAGCTTAGATTCAAACATTGTTCACTTTGAAtacttgaaaaatttaaaaaacaacaagtttGAATCAAACACTAGCAGCGACATCAAAATGGACAGCTGCGAAAAATCTATTAATTCATCAACGATCTTGTTCG ATGATGAGAAACGAACAAAATTACATCAAcaagaatcaaatgatgagtCGTTTTGCCAAAATAACGTCATAATTTcaccactatcatcatcatcgtcgcaTCAACAAGAAACGgcgacaatgacaacaatcgAAACTACTACTGTCACATTTGGCTCAACATCTtccttattattatatacgaGTCCGAAACAGTCATCGGTTACATCGACTACATCAActattaataatcatatcCAGTGCAGTGATTGTAACGTTCAACATCGAGTTGATTATATTTGCCAAAATAAACTAGAAAGGCAAAAAGATAAAATCGTTTTTTCTGGTGACGATGGAAAGTGTCGAGGTagttcaataaatttttcatattctgCTTCTGCTGTTGGTGAAAAAGAACAAGTCAATTCAGCTAACAAAACtctattcaattttgaacaaTGGTTACCTttgacaacgacaacggtGGAAACCGCTACGGCAACGGCATCTGTCAATGAAACAACCTTGAAGCACAGGAACAATATCGAACAACATTTGAATCAgttaaacaacaaatcaatacATAAACATAGTGGTAGGCAGCAACTAGTCGTCGTACCGGTTGATTCAGATTCAGGTGCCGTAACTGATGCCGATACAAACGATCTTTATGATATTGACGATATTGGACATTTGAGACGAGGACAACGACGaccatcctcatcatcatcatcatcgacaaaaaTAACCAGTTCATTTGACCATTATCATACGGGAAATCTTCTTGCATCGACCAGTAGtggacaatcatcattaggaACATCGACCACATTGGctaatttgaataatcatAACGAATCTCAATCGTCTTCATTGGAACatgatgttgaatttgattatcaacaacaacatggtAATTGTACCAAAACTCCTCAGCCACAATCATTGCCAGTATTTATGCAACAGCCACGTTCTCGTCATTCAATTGGTGGCATGGCATTtgtgattgatttcaatgataatgttagTCATAATAAAACTCATTATTCTACTTGTAATAATTATAACAAAGGTCAAAAAGATAACAGAAGACCATCACCACTTTTATTTAACAATCCAAATACTAATGTAAATTGTATGAGTGatgttgaacaacaaatgacTAATGTATCTCCTCATACTGGAAATTCGAATACTGCCACCAATGACATTACGATAACTGCGACATCAGTGAAACGATTGTCAAACGTAACATCTGTACCACCGACTGCATTAAACAAAACTAATATTGCTTATGTGTTCGATGTAAATGATATGAACGATAAACAGAAGCCATCTATTGAATTGTCAAACGATTCCGGTCACACCCaatatcattcatcatcatcgatgaagaAAAGTGATACTtacgataaaaaaatcaataaactATTGGCAAATGATATGAATAACGACAAAGACAATCTTgtcaaaaatgattatcaaaaaaatcctaaTAATCATTGTTCAGTAACAATACCTTTATCATCAACTACGGAGATCAATGAAATGTCGAAGAATATAGAGAcaaattcgaatcgaattatTTCAGGTGTCGAAAtgatagatgatgataaaagtcGTCATAGTGATGCAACActacaacaatcaacatcacGGCGAAGTGCTCAATTAAGTGAGTCTGCTGTTTACTTGATTAATCGAATGTTTGagcataataattatcaacataatcctcatcatcatcgtagcAATAGTACGAATAGCCATGGATGTTATGATTTgggtgatgatgttgattttgataatcatcatcgaccaGAAGAATATTTTGACGGTGGTGAGCATTATGGTCACATTCCTCATGCCAACAATGTAAAACCGTCAATCAAAACATCAGCAactaaaacaacaaaaccacATTTAATAGCCAAATCACCTAATAGTCATAGTatcgaatatgatgatgattcattgagTTTAATGAATTCTATTAAAGATCGATCACATACTTTGGCAGTCCAATCACATCGGTCATCATTACATCGACATACTCCTAAATCCTCAGTATCCGATAGCGCTGATACCATGACTTGTATGGATAAACAGTTAATCGATTCGAACATCAATattgttgacgatgatggtgaattaAGCGATACTGGAACGTATGTTATCGATATTGATGAGCTAACGGGAGAAAAACTTAGACGAAAATCAGAAAATGttatgaattcaaaaaaaacaatccatAAATCGTCtacgaagaaaaaatctgCTCAACCCAAACATCAGCTCgccgacgatgatgacgagaTCCGAATTAAATCATCCGATGGAGATTTAGGTGTCGGCAGTGGACCTATTGCTCGTTGTAATGATGGTGAAGGTGGTAACGGTGAAACTAATTCCGATGAATTTGGTTACGAAgaagatgacgatgatgatgaagataagCTTGAAGTAGCCCGAAAACAGATTGATGAACTATTCAGTAATTAtgagaaacagaaaaagaataGTAGCCATCAACCACTAAAGAAAGATGCAACATTCACTCGATCGAAACGTCGTTCCAGCTGTTCAGAAGTTAATAGTTCATCGACATATCATAATGACAAATCATGTCgaccaaatcaaatgattggtGTTCAACAATCAACTCAATTATTTAATGTTATCGACGATACAGTTGTACATTCAAAAAACACCGGTgataaatctaaaaaaagaattagtAGTGAATTAATGAGCGCATTCAAGAGGATTAACTCCAAATTAGAAAAAACAGCTCGACTCGGAAAgttatcattgttgtcatCTTCGTCAACTAGTTGCACACCGTTAGTCGGTACCGATAATACCAAcacaaatgatgacaatcatcattcaacaaaatcGGTTTCAGCACAATCTAAACTACCAATAAAGTGTCGTTCAGCACCTTCGACGCCATTATTGGATGATCGTAAACATTCGGCCAATAATCGATTGTGTAGTCGAAACATTAACGGTAAATCCAGGATCTCGTCAGCAATTCCAAATAACGAATATTCATCCTCAACTGAAcgaattgataatgatgatcgtcaACAACGAGCTCGTAGTGGATCGATAACATCTAGCAATTCGGCCTCTTCTAGCTTACGTTTCAATCGTGCATTTGCATTGCGTCGTGCTCGTCTCGGTATGGATACTTGTGGTGTGGAAATTTCCGAACAATCTGCTAATAAGGCTAAAGaatcacaaaaaataaattcatctaAAACGACAAAACTATCATCACCAGTATCATTTAAACGGAATGATGGTGGAAGATTCAGTCTTCGGGTACCAGGCGCTCGAATTCCGTTCAACACTTGTAATCAGTCGACAAAAGGATCACGAAAACCACCGTCTTCTTCGACGACGGTGGTTCCGCCAACTAATCGAAAAGTACTGAAACAATCACCGGTTTCGAGTAAAATCCCAACATTGAAATCCTattcagcatcatcatccgtTTGTTCATCTATTGAAAATCTTTCGAATGGTCCTGTAAAAGGCAAGGCGAAAGATAGTAAATCATTGTCTTCCATAGATCATCGTAATCAATCACAACGCAGAGTTATTCCTCATTCAgacaatgaaattcaattcgatgCCGAATGTTCGTCATGTGATGATGGCGAAATACTAACATATCCTGCATTACCTTTCACACGTTTCGGCAGACGCTCATTACGTTTTATGCCATCATCTGGTTGCAATGAAAATAGCACACCATGGCTAAAATCGCTTTCAAATAAATCTGTCGATTCAA ATGCCGATATTGTTAACAAACGGAATAAGGCAGAAATACAACCACAGCCGATTAATCAAGGTTCATATTCCTTATTTGGTGGATCACGTCGAACATCTTCAGCTAATAGTTATTGCTCGGAGAGCGAGAGCCAAAATTACAGTTCTGCTATTGAACCTTCATCACCTTCTATTGTTGATCCTAGAACAGCTAGGCCAATCGTCCCTCCGTTTCAGGTTGGGAAACGTTTCTTTTCCACTAAACCACACCGAATGGCACAATTTGATAAGGATTTCAACACCATTATCCATGGCCATCATTCTGCTAGTGCTAATCCATCACCAATGCGACAATTATCAGCCGATCCTAATTTGATGACTCATTCAGTTACCGAATGTTTATTATCGGATCGTTCAAGTATTGATGGCAAAAGAcaagaaatcaaatcaaacgaaaTATCCGCAGCATCCACAGCCATTGCATCTAGCATAAATGCCCGgatattttccatttctccATTGGATTCATTAGTAATATCCGCTATTAATCAATTGTCTTCTAAACTTCGAACAAGAATGCGAGATTTCCTTGAACGTGAACGCTATAATCATTTGCTTGGATCCGAAGCTCgaacattgattgatgaaattttacCTCAAGTAAACACTAATGGAAACGGACctgattcatcaaaatctaaTCAAATACGTAAcaattataatcatgattcatcaaatattaGTCGTGATCTGtcgaatatattgaaaaatttgaaaaaagtcGAACAAATTTTCGATG TTTTCTCCATGGTTGTCGAACCGtatacaaatgaatcaaaaattgtcGAACTCCACAAAACAGATGGCCCAATCATAACGAACGCCTCAGATACTGATACTAGCGGAAGTGATGATGGTACAAATGGATCGGTAGTCATAGCCAATTGCACAAGTACCGAAACATCTATAAATCGATCACGACGATCACCATTTATAATCCCTACCCAACAATCATCAGCAAAAGCCTTTTCtcaatcaccaccatcatccgAATCATTATCCCAATCACGATCAGGATTctttattgaaatttaa